From a single Accipiter gentilis chromosome 8, bAccGen1.1, whole genome shotgun sequence genomic region:
- the ZNF414 gene encoding zinc finger protein 414 isoform X1, producing MKTEKDEAVPTFSLGGKYAGEGAGCSEAALPGGPMPVAGSGGTPAPDLRPLKRRPVPGKHYQCSSYGCKLAFPSMQELMDHLKVHYRPTQSLEGKTFHCPTLGCTETFPSMQDLMAHMKVHYKPNRYFKCENCMLRFRTHRSLFKHLHVCSDSASNPAPPPKADKPVLPATSALEKEPPAKPPEGLPKLPSVIRPPEKEAILPGADSAPAAPAALPTSLPELPGSLEALPLVSPAPHPFPLLEPSLFGPSSLTRFSGPPPSSVPGPFLSYVHPSPYSLPQPPAQHRLRPYVPGHGPPISNAVWKKSQGVSVSPLLPCFGSGVTPGHSSNSRIVWEHTRGRYTCMQCPYSTASREEMTLHIEDHRKNPPPPGRLDTEMDFGVGLASFHAKLTPEMENSLYSQL from the exons ATGAAGACGGAGAAGGATGAGGCTGTGCCCACCTTCTCCCTGGGGGGTAAATATGCCGGAGAGGGGGCAG GTTGCAGCGAAGCGGCTCTGCCTGGCGGCCCCATGCCGGTGGCAGGGAGCggagggaccccagccccagACCTGCGGCCACTGAAGCGCAGACCTGTCCCAG GGAAGCACTACCAGTGCTCGAGCTATGGCTGCAAACTGGCCTTCCCCAGCATGCAGGAGCTGATGGACCACCTGAAGGTCCACTACAGACCCACACAGTCCCTCGAGG GCAAAACCTTCCACTGTCCCACGCTGGGCTGCACAGAGACCTTCCCCAGCATGCAGGACCTTATGGCCCACATGAAGGTGCACTACAAGCCAAACCGCTACTTCAA GTGTGAGAACTGCATGCTGCGCTTCCGGACGCACCGCTCCCTCTTCAAGCACCTGCACGTCTGCTCCGACAGCGCCAGCAACCCCGCGCCACCTCCCAAAGCTGACAAGCCCGTCCTGCCTGCTACCTCTGCCCTGGAGAAGGAACCCCCGGCCAAGCCACCCGAGGGGTTGCCCAAGCTCCCGAGCGTTATCCGGCCCCCGGAGAAAGAAGCCATCCTCCCTGGCGCGGACTCTGCCCCGGCGGCCCCCGCCGCGCTCCCCACCAGCCTCCCTGAGCTGCCCGGCTCGCTGGAGGCCCTGCCGCTGGTCTCGCCggccccccaccccttcccactGCTGGAACCCAGCCTTTTTGGGCCGTCGTCCTTGACTCGGTTTTCGGGGCCACCCCCCTCCTCGGTGCCGGGGCCGTTCCTGTCCTACGTGCACCCTTCGCCCTACAGCTTGCCCCAGCCCCCGGCGCAGCATCGCCTCCGGCCCTACGTGCCGGGCCATGGCCCCCCCATCTCCAATGCCGTCTGGAAGAAAAGCCAAG GTGTGAGTGTCAGCCCACTCCTCCCATGCTTTGGCTCAGGAGTGACTCCAG GGCACTCCTCCAACAGCCGCATCGTGTGGGAGCACACGCGGGGCCGCTACACCTGCATGCAGTGTCCCTACTCCACCGCCTCGCGGGAGGAGATGACCCTGCACATCGAGGACCACCGCAAGAACCCCCCGCCACCCGGGCGCCTGGACACAGAGATGG ATTTCGGGGTGGGCCTCGCCTCCTTCCACGCCAAGCTGACGCCTGAGATGGAGAACTCCCTGTACTCCCAGCTCTGA
- the ZNF414 gene encoding zinc finger protein 414 isoform X2 codes for MKTEKDEAVPTFSLGGKYAGEGAGCSEAALPGGPMPVAGSGGTPAPDLRPLKRRPVPGKHYQCSSYGCKLAFPSMQELMDHLKVHYRPTQSLEGKTFHCPTLGCTETFPSMQDLMAHMKVHYKPNRYFKCENCMLRFRTHRSLFKHLHVCSDSASNPAPPPKADKPVLPATSALEKEPPAKPPEGLPKLPSVIRPPEKEAILPGADSAPAAPAALPTSLPELPGSLEALPLVSPAPHPFPLLEPSLFGPSSLTRFSGPPPSSVPGPFLSYVHPSPYSLPQPPAQHRLRPYVPGHGPPISNAVWKKSQGHSSNSRIVWEHTRGRYTCMQCPYSTASREEMTLHIEDHRKNPPPPGRLDTEMDFGVGLASFHAKLTPEMENSLYSQL; via the exons ATGAAGACGGAGAAGGATGAGGCTGTGCCCACCTTCTCCCTGGGGGGTAAATATGCCGGAGAGGGGGCAG GTTGCAGCGAAGCGGCTCTGCCTGGCGGCCCCATGCCGGTGGCAGGGAGCggagggaccccagccccagACCTGCGGCCACTGAAGCGCAGACCTGTCCCAG GGAAGCACTACCAGTGCTCGAGCTATGGCTGCAAACTGGCCTTCCCCAGCATGCAGGAGCTGATGGACCACCTGAAGGTCCACTACAGACCCACACAGTCCCTCGAGG GCAAAACCTTCCACTGTCCCACGCTGGGCTGCACAGAGACCTTCCCCAGCATGCAGGACCTTATGGCCCACATGAAGGTGCACTACAAGCCAAACCGCTACTTCAA GTGTGAGAACTGCATGCTGCGCTTCCGGACGCACCGCTCCCTCTTCAAGCACCTGCACGTCTGCTCCGACAGCGCCAGCAACCCCGCGCCACCTCCCAAAGCTGACAAGCCCGTCCTGCCTGCTACCTCTGCCCTGGAGAAGGAACCCCCGGCCAAGCCACCCGAGGGGTTGCCCAAGCTCCCGAGCGTTATCCGGCCCCCGGAGAAAGAAGCCATCCTCCCTGGCGCGGACTCTGCCCCGGCGGCCCCCGCCGCGCTCCCCACCAGCCTCCCTGAGCTGCCCGGCTCGCTGGAGGCCCTGCCGCTGGTCTCGCCggccccccaccccttcccactGCTGGAACCCAGCCTTTTTGGGCCGTCGTCCTTGACTCGGTTTTCGGGGCCACCCCCCTCCTCGGTGCCGGGGCCGTTCCTGTCCTACGTGCACCCTTCGCCCTACAGCTTGCCCCAGCCCCCGGCGCAGCATCGCCTCCGGCCCTACGTGCCGGGCCATGGCCCCCCCATCTCCAATGCCGTCTGGAAGAAAAGCCAAG GGCACTCCTCCAACAGCCGCATCGTGTGGGAGCACACGCGGGGCCGCTACACCTGCATGCAGTGTCCCTACTCCACCGCCTCGCGGGAGGAGATGACCCTGCACATCGAGGACCACCGCAAGAACCCCCCGCCACCCGGGCGCCTGGACACAGAGATGG ATTTCGGGGTGGGCCTCGCCTCCTTCCACGCCAAGCTGACGCCTGAGATGGAGAACTCCCTGTACTCCCAGCTCTGA